From a single Paenibacillus sp. FSL W8-0426 genomic region:
- a CDS encoding globin-coupled sensor protein, with translation MSASAARQKQLDYIGLTAGDLQVLAGHRPVFEKVVEEVVDHFYCHLGKYPNLMELMERFSSVERLKQTQRMYWLSMADGVVDDAYIDQRIAIGQVHSRIGLSTDYYLGTYMVYLDIATSIFQQVIPDMWHRVIQALSKMFNLDAQLVLEAYEIREKDRLRRLADDQKHTLQAITQITQQLTGMISELNENAQAISDVAKDTAASQRQAHGLLEDLTAEIHQIGKMGELIREISDQSHLVGLNAAIEAAHAGEFGRGFEVVAAEVRKLAASSREAQSQIQANLEQIMKKLVRVREESEQTAQGASSQAFRSQELAVFATTMENLAADLRELQHQE, from the coding sequence ACAACTAGATTACATCGGACTGACCGCAGGCGACCTTCAAGTGCTTGCCGGGCATCGTCCCGTCTTTGAGAAAGTGGTTGAAGAGGTGGTGGACCATTTCTATTGCCATCTGGGGAAATATCCGAATCTGATGGAGCTGATGGAACGGTTTTCTTCCGTGGAACGACTGAAGCAGACCCAACGGATGTACTGGCTTTCCATGGCTGACGGCGTCGTAGACGATGCTTACATCGACCAACGGATTGCCATTGGGCAAGTGCATTCCCGCATTGGCTTGTCTACCGACTATTATCTGGGTACATACATGGTTTATCTCGATATTGCCACAAGCATTTTTCAGCAGGTCATTCCCGATATGTGGCATCGCGTCATTCAGGCCCTTAGCAAAATGTTCAATTTGGACGCACAGCTCGTGCTCGAAGCTTACGAGATCCGGGAAAAGGACAGGCTGCGCCGGCTTGCCGACGACCAGAAGCACACCTTGCAGGCGATTACGCAAATTACGCAGCAGCTGACAGGTATGATCAGCGAGCTGAACGAGAACGCACAGGCCATTTCCGACGTGGCCAAAGATACCGCCGCTTCCCAGAGACAGGCGCATGGGTTGTTGGAAGACCTTACCGCCGAGATCCATCAGATCGGAAAAATGGGTGAGCTGATTCGTGAAATCTCTGACCAGAGTCACTTGGTGGGCCTGAACGCGGCCATCGAAGCCGCGCATGCGGGAGAATTCGGGCGGGGCTTTGAAGTGGTGGCGGCCGAAGTGCGCAAACTTGCAGCCAGCTCGCGGGAAGCCCAGAGCCAAATTCAGGCCAATCTGGAGCAGATCATGAAAAAGCTGGTCCGTGTACGCGAAGAGTCGGAACAAACGGCTCAGGGTGCCAGCAGCCAAGCTTTCCGTTCGCAGGAACTTGCCGTATTTGCAACCACGATGGAGAATTTGGCAGCGGATTTGCGTGAGTTGCAGCATCAGGAGTAG